A single region of the Mycobacterium lentiflavum genome encodes:
- a CDS encoding PP2C family protein-serine/threonine phosphatase — protein MSLVLRYAARSDRGLVRANNEDSVYAGARLLALADGMGGHAAGEVASQLVIAALAHLDDDEPGGDLLAKLDAAVRAGNSAIAAQVEMEPDLEGMGTTLTAILFAGNRLGLVHIGDSRGYLLRDGELAQITKDDTFVQTLVDEGRITKEEAHSHPQRSLIMRALTGHEVEPTLTMREARAGDRYLLCSDGLSDPVSDETIHEALQIPDVAESAYRLIELALRGGGPDNVTVVVADVVDYDYGQTQPILAGAVSGEEDQLTLPNTSAGRASAIGPRKEAAKRVVPQEEPAPRPRFAWRRMFIVVTLVVLLALTGLAIGRAIIRSNYYVAEYNGMVSIMKGIQGSLLGMSLQEPYLVGCLNARNDLSIISFSQSGGHLDCRLMQLQDLRPAARAQVLAGLPAGSLDEAESQLKELSANNLLPPCPPPRATSPPGSPSPATSGTTPPSAPAPTTPSSGPPPSSTAPSTAPVSTPAAPPATPSPTTPSPTVTTLPPPPPQPGIDCRAAA, from the coding sequence GTGAGCTTGGTCCTGCGATATGCCGCGCGCAGCGATCGCGGCCTGGTACGCGCCAATAACGAAGACTCGGTCTACGCCGGCGCTCGCCTTCTGGCCCTGGCCGACGGCATGGGCGGCCACGCCGCCGGCGAGGTCGCGTCCCAGTTGGTGATCGCCGCGTTGGCTCACCTCGACGATGACGAACCCGGTGGCGACCTGCTCGCCAAGCTCGATGCGGCGGTGCGCGCGGGCAATTCGGCCATCGCCGCACAAGTAGAGATGGAGCCCGACCTCGAAGGGATGGGCACCACGCTGACCGCAATCCTGTTCGCGGGCAACCGTCTTGGATTGGTGCACATCGGAGACTCGCGCGGGTATCTGCTTCGCGACGGCGAGCTGGCCCAGATCACCAAGGACGACACCTTCGTCCAAACCCTGGTCGACGAAGGGCGAATCACCAAGGAAGAGGCGCACAGCCATCCGCAGCGATCGCTGATCATGCGAGCGCTGACCGGCCACGAGGTCGAGCCCACTTTGACGATGCGCGAAGCCCGCGCCGGTGACCGCTACCTGCTCTGCTCCGACGGGCTGTCCGATCCGGTCAGCGACGAGACCATCCACGAGGCGCTGCAGATTCCCGACGTCGCCGAAAGTGCTTACCGCCTCATCGAATTGGCGCTACGGGGCGGCGGTCCCGACAACGTGACGGTGGTGGTCGCCGATGTCGTCGACTACGACTACGGTCAGACCCAGCCGATTCTTGCCGGTGCGGTATCCGGCGAGGAGGACCAGCTGACGCTGCCCAACACCTCGGCGGGCCGGGCTTCCGCGATCGGTCCCCGCAAAGAGGCTGCCAAACGCGTTGTGCCGCAAGAGGAGCCAGCGCCCCGGCCACGATTTGCGTGGCGGCGGATGTTTATCGTCGTCACGCTGGTGGTATTGCTGGCACTCACCGGCCTGGCCATCGGGCGAGCCATCATCCGGAGCAACTACTACGTCGCCGAATACAACGGCATGGTCTCGATCATGAAGGGGATTCAAGGGTCACTGCTGGGCATGTCCCTGCAAGAACCCTATTTGGTGGGCTGTCTCAACGCACGCAACGACTTATCGATCATCAGCTTCAGCCAGTCCGGTGGCCACCTCGACTGCCGGCTCATGCAATTGCAGGATCTGCGCCCCGCCGCGCGCGCGCAAGTGTTGGCCGGGCTTCCGGCCGGGTCGCTCGATGAGGCCGAATCGCAGTTGAAGGAATTGTCGGCCAACAACCTCCTGCCGCCCTGCCCGCCGCCTCGCGCGACATCGCCACCCGGGTCACCGAGCCCGGCGACCAGCGGCACGACCCCGCCGAGCGCCCCCGCGCCCACCACCCCTTCCAGCGGCCCCCCACCCAGCAGCACAGCTCCGAGTACCGCCCCCGTCAGCACCCCTGCAGCACCACCCGCGACCCCGTCGCCCACGACCCCTTCCCCGACGGTGACTACGCTCCCGCCACCCCCACCTCAGCCGGGCATCGACTGCCGGGCGGCTGCATGA
- a CDS encoding DUF3662 and FHA domain-containing protein — translation MGSQRGLAARIERKLESTVGDAFARMFGGSIVPPEVEALLRREAEDGLQPLRGNHFLAPNEYVITLGVHDFEKVGADPDLTSSAFGRYLADYIDEQGWETYGDVVVRFEQSPNLHTGQFRARGAVNPDVEPRPKFNDPARPQSSQAFSAEPGVAPMTDNSSYRGQGQGRPGDEYYDERYGRPQDDQRGGPDPQGGPDPRAGLPPEQGGYPPQGGYPPPRPPEQGGYPDQRGGYPEQGGYPPQGGYPEQGSYPPPGGYPGAGGYPDQGRGGYPDQGQGGYPPPSSYEQRPPAGGGYGAQGYDQPGQPGYDQGGQGYDQGYRQGGGGYGQPGGGQQGYAGYGDYGRGPARPEESGYAPPSAPEPPRAAYPEQGAGYDQGGYQPGVQAYGGQQEYGAGDYTQYAENVPAGGYGQQAGGGYPETAHRDYEYGQQGEYAPPADYGQPADYGQSAAGGYGAYGQGGYGSAGAAVTLQLDDGSGRTYQLREGSNIVGRGQDAQFRLPDTGVSRRHLEIRWDGQVALLSDLNSTNGTTVNNAPVQEWQLADGDVIRLGHSEIIVRIH, via the coding sequence CTCGCTGCCCGGATCGAGCGCAAGCTGGAGTCGACGGTCGGCGACGCATTTGCCCGCATGTTCGGGGGTTCGATTGTCCCTCCGGAGGTTGAGGCGCTATTGCGCCGTGAAGCCGAGGACGGCCTGCAACCTCTTCGCGGGAATCACTTTTTGGCGCCTAACGAATACGTCATTACCCTCGGTGTGCACGACTTCGAGAAGGTGGGCGCCGATCCGGATCTCACGTCGAGCGCATTCGGCAGATACCTGGCCGACTATATCGATGAACAGGGGTGGGAAACGTATGGTGATGTCGTCGTTCGGTTCGAGCAGTCACCGAACCTGCATACCGGACAGTTTCGCGCCCGCGGTGCTGTCAACCCCGATGTCGAGCCCCGCCCGAAGTTCAATGACCCCGCCCGGCCACAATCGAGTCAGGCGTTCAGCGCAGAACCAGGAGTAGCACCAATGACTGACAACTCGAGCTACCGCGGTCAGGGGCAGGGGCGTCCCGGCGACGAGTATTACGACGAGCGTTACGGGCGTCCGCAAGACGACCAGCGCGGCGGCCCGGACCCGCAGGGCGGACCCGACCCTCGGGCGGGACTTCCGCCGGAGCAAGGTGGCTACCCACCCCAGGGCGGCTACCCGCCGCCTCGCCCCCCCGAGCAGGGCGGCTACCCCGACCAGCGCGGTGGGTATCCCGAGCAGGGCGGTTATCCCCCGCAGGGCGGATACCCCGAGCAAGGCAGCTATCCCCCGCCGGGCGGGTACCCGGGCGCGGGCGGCTACCCCGACCAGGGTCGCGGCGGCTACCCCGACCAGGGGCAGGGCGGCTACCCGCCGCCGTCGTCGTATGAGCAGCGTCCGCCTGCCGGTGGTGGTTACGGCGCGCAGGGCTACGACCAACCCGGGCAGCCGGGCTACGACCAAGGCGGCCAAGGTTACGACCAGGGCTACCGCCAGGGTGGCGGCGGCTACGGTCAGCCGGGCGGCGGCCAGCAAGGTTATGCCGGCTACGGCGATTACGGTCGCGGACCGGCTCGTCCCGAGGAGTCCGGCTACGCGCCTCCGAGCGCGCCCGAACCGCCGAGGGCGGCCTACCCCGAGCAGGGTGCCGGATACGACCAGGGTGGTTACCAGCCGGGCGTTCAGGCCTACGGCGGCCAGCAGGAGTACGGCGCCGGGGACTACACGCAATACGCGGAGAACGTTCCGGCCGGTGGCTACGGCCAACAGGCCGGCGGCGGCTACCCCGAGACCGCCCACCGCGATTACGAGTACGGCCAGCAAGGCGAGTACGCCCCACCGGCCGACTACGGGCAGCCGGCCGACTACGGCCAATCGGCCGCCGGCGGCTACGGCGCTTACGGCCAGGGCGGTTACGGGTCCGCGGGGGCGGCGGTCACGCTGCAGCTCGACGACGGCAGCGGCCGCACCTACCAGCTGCGCGAAGGCTCCAACATCGTCGGTCGCGGACAAGACGCCCAGTTCCGGTTGCCAGACACCGGTGTGTCACGGCGCCACTTGGAAATCCGCTGGGACGGACAGGTCGCGCTGTTGTCCGACCTCAACTCCACCAACGGCACGACGGTGAACAACGCGCCGGTACAGGAGTGGCAGTTGGCCGATGGCGACGTGATCCGTTTGGGCCACTCGGAGATCATCGTTCGGATCCACTGA
- a CDS encoding serine/threonine-protein kinase, whose amino-acid sequence MSPRVGVTLSGRYRLQRLIATGGMGQVWEAVDSRLGRRVAVKVLKAEFSQDPEFIERFRAEARTTAMLNHPGIAAVHDYGESQMDGEGRTAYLVMELVNGEPLNSVLKRTGRLSLRHALDMLEQTGRALQIAHAAGLVHRDVKPGNILITPTGQVKITDFGIAKAVDAAPVTQTGMVMGTAQYIAPEQALGHDATPSSDVYSLGVVGYEVVSGKRPFTGDGALTVAMKHIKEPPPPLPPELPPNVRELIEITLVKNPGMRYRSGGPFADAVAAVRAGRRPPRPSQSPPPGRASPAAIPSSPQARTTAAPSARGGAPSRARPVTNSRRPPARRTFSSGQRALLWAAGVLGALAIIIAVLIVINSRGDTQQQPPPPTVTDTGTPPASKTPSGSGPSLRLDWTDRAAISNSGFHRRPPELSWATPSTPSLSTARHETPQ is encoded by the coding sequence ATGAGCCCACGAGTTGGAGTGACGCTGTCGGGCAGGTACCGGCTGCAGCGCCTCATCGCCACCGGCGGCATGGGCCAGGTCTGGGAGGCGGTGGACAGCCGGCTGGGCCGGCGCGTGGCGGTCAAGGTCCTCAAGGCGGAGTTCTCTCAGGACCCCGAATTCATCGAGCGGTTCCGCGCCGAGGCGCGCACCACCGCGATGCTCAATCACCCCGGTATCGCCGCCGTGCACGACTACGGCGAAAGCCAGATGGACGGCGAGGGCCGCACCGCCTATCTGGTGATGGAGCTGGTCAACGGCGAGCCGCTGAACTCGGTCCTCAAGCGCACCGGCCGGCTGTCGCTGCGGCACGCACTGGACATGCTCGAGCAAACGGGCCGCGCGCTGCAGATCGCGCACGCCGCCGGATTGGTACACCGCGACGTCAAGCCCGGCAACATCCTGATTACCCCGACCGGCCAGGTGAAGATCACCGACTTCGGTATCGCCAAGGCCGTCGACGCCGCCCCGGTCACCCAAACCGGCATGGTGATGGGCACCGCTCAATACATCGCGCCCGAACAGGCGCTGGGCCATGACGCCACCCCCTCCAGCGATGTGTACTCCCTGGGAGTTGTTGGCTACGAAGTGGTTTCGGGCAAGCGGCCGTTCACCGGTGACGGCGCCCTGACGGTCGCGATGAAGCACATCAAGGAACCGCCGCCGCCGCTGCCGCCCGAGCTTCCGCCCAACGTGCGCGAACTCATTGAGATCACGCTGGTGAAGAACCCCGGCATGCGCTACCGCAGCGGCGGCCCGTTCGCCGACGCCGTCGCCGCGGTCCGCGCCGGGCGCCGTCCCCCGCGGCCCAGCCAGTCACCGCCGCCCGGACGGGCCTCGCCGGCGGCCATTCCGTCCAGCCCGCAGGCCCGCACGACCGCCGCGCCCAGCGCGCGGGGCGGTGCACCGAGCCGAGCGCGGCCGGTGACGAACAGTCGTCGTCCGCCGGCCCGTCGCACCTTTTCGTCGGGTCAGCGCGCGCTGCTGTGGGCGGCCGGGGTGCTGGGCGCGCTCGCCATCATCATCGCGGTGCTGATCGTCATCAATTCCCGCGGTGACACCCAGCAACAGCCTCCGCCTCCGACGGTCACCGACACCGGGACGCCGCCGGCGAGCAAGACCCCCAGCGGTTCCGGCCCCAGTTTGCGACTGGATTGGACGGATCGCGCCGCGATAAGTAATTCTGGATTCCACCGCAGGCCACCCGAACTGAGCTGGGCTACCCCCTCGACGCCCAGCCTGTCGACGGCCCGACACGAGACACCGCAATGA
- a CDS encoding FtsW/RodA/SpoVE family cell cycle protein, with the protein MTTQVQPPVTVTPPLRTRRNSEFLLLCFAAVITVAALLIVDANQERGLRWGVASYGLAFLALFGGAHLAIRRFAPYTDPLLLPIVALLNGLGLVMIHRLDLVGSELSGRHHPSATQQMLWTLVSVAAFALVVTFLKDHRQLARYGYIFGLTGLVFLAIPALLPASLSEQNGAKIWIRLPGFSIQPAEFSKILLLIFFSAVLVAKRGLFTSVGKHLMGMTLPRPRDLAPLLAAWVTSIGVMVFEKDLGTSLLLYASFLVVVYLATQRFSWVIIGLVLFAAGSIVAYFIFAHVRTRVQMWWDPFSDPDGSGYQIVQSLFSFATGGIFGTGLGNGQPDTVPAASTDFIIAAFGEELGLVGLAALLMLYTIVIVRGMRTAIATRDSFGKLLAAGLASTLAIQLFIVVGGVTQLIPLTGLTTPWMSYGGSSLLANYVLLAILARISHSARRPLRSRTHDTSPIAAAGTEVIQKV; encoded by the coding sequence ATGACCACACAGGTCCAGCCGCCGGTCACGGTGACGCCGCCGCTGCGGACTCGGCGCAACTCCGAGTTCTTGCTGTTGTGCTTCGCCGCGGTCATCACCGTCGCCGCCTTGCTGATCGTCGACGCCAACCAGGAACGCGGCTTGCGCTGGGGTGTGGCCAGCTACGGACTGGCCTTCCTGGCCTTGTTCGGCGGCGCGCACCTGGCCATCCGGCGGTTCGCTCCCTACACCGATCCGCTCCTGTTACCAATTGTGGCGCTGCTCAACGGACTTGGCTTGGTCATGATCCACCGGCTCGACCTTGTCGGTAGCGAGCTCAGCGGTCGTCATCACCCGAGCGCAACCCAGCAGATGCTGTGGACTCTGGTCAGCGTTGCCGCGTTCGCGCTCGTCGTCACGTTCCTCAAAGACCACCGTCAGCTTGCCCGGTACGGCTACATCTTTGGGCTCACCGGTCTGGTCTTCTTGGCGATCCCCGCCCTCCTGCCGGCCTCGCTGTCCGAGCAGAACGGCGCCAAGATCTGGATTCGCTTGCCGGGCTTCTCAATTCAGCCCGCCGAGTTCTCCAAGATTCTGCTGCTGATCTTCTTCTCGGCGGTGCTGGTCGCCAAGCGCGGCCTGTTCACCAGCGTCGGCAAGCACCTGATGGGAATGACCCTGCCTCGCCCCCGAGACCTCGCCCCACTGTTGGCGGCGTGGGTGACCTCGATCGGTGTGATGGTCTTCGAAAAAGACCTCGGCACTTCGCTACTGCTGTATGCGTCGTTTCTGGTGGTCGTCTACCTGGCCACCCAGCGCTTCAGCTGGGTGATCATCGGGCTGGTGCTGTTCGCCGCGGGAAGCATTGTCGCGTACTTCATTTTCGCGCACGTACGGACTCGCGTGCAGATGTGGTGGGACCCGTTCTCCGACCCCGACGGCAGCGGCTACCAGATCGTGCAGTCGCTTTTCAGCTTTGCTACCGGGGGCATCTTCGGCACCGGTCTGGGCAACGGCCAGCCCGACACGGTTCCGGCCGCGTCCACCGATTTCATCATCGCCGCCTTCGGTGAGGAGCTTGGATTAGTGGGTCTGGCGGCCCTTCTCATGCTGTACACCATTGTGATCGTCCGGGGCATGCGCACGGCGATCGCGACCCGCGACAGCTTCGGCAAGCTGCTGGCGGCGGGCCTGGCGTCAACGCTGGCGATTCAGCTGTTTATCGTCGTCGGTGGTGTCACGCAGCTCATTCCGCTGACCGGACTGACAACGCCGTGGATGTCTTACGGCGGATCCTCACTGCTGGCCAACTATGTGCTGTTGGCCATCCTGGCGCGGATCTCGCACAGCGCCCGACGCCCGTTGCGATCCCGCACTCATGACACGTCGCCGATTGCGGCGGCCGGCACCGAGGTGATCCAGAAGGTATGA
- the pbpA gene encoding D,D-transpeptidase PbpA: MNTSLRRISMTVMALIVLLLLNATMTQVFAADGLRADPRNQRVLLDEYSRQRGQIIAGGQLLAYSVATDSRFRFLRVYPNPAVYAPITGFYSLRYSSSGLERAEDSLLNGSDERLFGRRLADFFTGRDPRGGNVDTTINPRMQQAAWDGMQQGCGGPPCKGAVVALEPSTGKILAMVSSPSYDPNLLASHDPEVQAQAWQRLRDDPDNPLTNRAISETYPPGSTFKVITTAAALQAGAKDDEQLTAAPTIPLPNSTATLENYGGTPCGDQPTVSLSEAFAKSCNTAFVQLGILTGSEALRSMAHSFGLDTSPSVIPLQVAESTVGIIADAAALGMSSIGQKDVALTPLENAEIAATIANDGVTMQPYLVESLKGPDLANISTTAPYQQRRAVSPQIAAKLTELMVGAEKAAQQKGAIPGVQIASKTGTAEHGADPRNTPPHAWYIAFAPAQAPKVAVAVLVENGADRLSATGGALAAPIGRAVIQAALQGGP, translated from the coding sequence ATGAACACCTCTCTCCGCCGGATCTCAATGACCGTGATGGCGTTGATCGTGCTCCTCCTTCTCAACGCCACCATGACGCAGGTGTTCGCCGCTGACGGGCTGCGGGCCGACCCGCGCAATCAGCGCGTCCTGCTCGACGAGTACTCGCGTCAGCGCGGCCAGATCATTGCCGGCGGCCAGCTGCTGGCCTACTCGGTGGCCACCGACAGCCGGTTCCGTTTCCTGCGGGTGTACCCCAACCCCGCGGTGTATGCGCCGATCACCGGCTTCTATTCGCTGCGCTATTCCAGCTCCGGCCTGGAGCGCGCCGAGGACTCGCTGCTCAACGGTTCCGACGAGCGACTGTTCGGGCGGCGGCTGGCCGACTTCTTCACCGGCCGCGATCCCCGCGGCGGCAATGTCGACACCACGATCAACCCCCGGATGCAGCAGGCGGCATGGGACGGGATGCAGCAGGGTTGCGGCGGGCCGCCGTGCAAGGGAGCCGTGGTGGCCCTGGAGCCGTCCACCGGCAAAATTCTGGCCATGGTGTCCTCGCCGTCGTACGACCCCAACTTGCTGGCCTCGCACGACCCCGAGGTGCAGGCGCAGGCATGGCAGCGCCTGCGTGATGATCCGGACAACCCGCTCACCAACCGTGCGATCTCGGAGACCTACCCACCCGGGTCGACGTTCAAGGTGATCACTACCGCGGCGGCGCTGCAGGCCGGTGCCAAGGACGACGAGCAGCTGACCGCGGCGCCGACGATCCCGCTGCCTAACAGCACCGCGACGTTGGAGAACTACGGTGGCACGCCGTGCGGCGACCAACCGACCGTGTCCCTGAGCGAGGCCTTCGCCAAGTCGTGCAACACCGCATTTGTCCAGCTGGGCATCCTTACCGGGTCGGAGGCGCTGCGCAGCATGGCGCATTCGTTCGGACTGGACACCAGCCCGAGCGTGATTCCGCTTCAGGTCGCGGAATCGACGGTTGGGATAATCGCGGATGCCGCCGCTCTCGGGATGTCTAGCATCGGGCAGAAGGACGTGGCGCTGACCCCGCTGGAGAACGCGGAGATCGCCGCGACCATCGCGAACGACGGCGTGACGATGCAGCCTTACCTGGTCGAGAGCCTCAAGGGACCGGACTTGGCCAACATCAGCACGACTGCGCCCTATCAGCAGCGTCGCGCGGTATCGCCGCAGATCGCCGCTAAGCTGACAGAGCTCATGGTCGGTGCCGAGAAGGCTGCACAGCAGAAAGGGGCCATTCCCGGCGTGCAGATCGCATCCAAGACCGGTACCGCAGAGCATGGCGCCGACCCGCGCAACACTCCGCCGCACGCGTGGTACATCGCGTTCGCTCCCGCGCAGGCGCCGAAGGTTGCCGTGGCCGTGCTCGTGGAGAACGGTGCCGACCGCCTCTCTGCGACCGGCGGGGCGCTCGCGGCGCCGATCGGACGGGCCGTTATCCAGGCCGCACTGCAGGGGGGCCCATGA
- a CDS encoding FHA domain-containing protein FhaB/FipA, producing the protein MQGLVLQLTRAGFLMLLWVFIWSVLRILKTDIYAPTGAVMVRRGLVLRGTLLPSRQRRHAARYLVVTEGALAGARITLSGQPVLIGRADDSTLVLTDDYASTRHARLSQRGSEWYVEDLGSTNGTYLDRAKVTTAVRVPIGTPIRIGKTAIELRP; encoded by the coding sequence ATGCAGGGACTGGTACTGCAGCTGACGCGCGCCGGATTTTTGATGCTGTTATGGGTATTCATCTGGTCCGTTCTCCGGATCTTGAAGACTGACATCTACGCACCAACCGGTGCGGTCATGGTTCGCCGCGGTTTGGTATTGCGCGGCACGTTGCTGCCGTCTCGCCAGCGCCGCCATGCCGCCCGCTATCTGGTGGTGACCGAAGGGGCGTTGGCAGGTGCACGCATCACGCTCAGCGGGCAGCCGGTGTTGATCGGACGTGCGGACGACTCGACGCTGGTGCTGACCGACGACTACGCCTCGACGCGGCACGCCCGGCTGTCGCAGCGCGGCTCCGAATGGTACGTCGAGGATCTAGGATCGACCAACGGCACTTACCTTGACAGGGCGAAGGTGACCACTGCGGTACGAGTTCCCATCGGAACGCCGATCCGGATCGGCAAGACGGCAATCGAGCTGCGCCCGTGA